One Notolabrus celidotus isolate fNotCel1 chromosome 18, fNotCel1.pri, whole genome shotgun sequence DNA window includes the following coding sequences:
- the LOC117830352 gene encoding plexin domain-containing protein 1-like, whose amino-acid sequence MGLCAVLLICLSQAELGRAWAQEHGDALSQAPLWTDGYLTSFHRTKREASKSTDGRGLDISTLPDNVTQIVEDSTKYYTWQSYGPTDRRTKELWVDQNALHQSQVQIHGILSNAHQRAARVALSFDFPFYGHSLRQVIVATGGFMYMGDITHRMLTATQYIAPLMANFDPGYSKNSTVRFADNGNLFVVQWDNVRLHDQGDEGPFTFQAVLHRNGTIVFNYRAVPMSIDRIDVEGHPVKIGLSEAFMLPLQPSKPPEKGEQFTIYEYHRVEINFTKIVSGSAFEFTPLPTCLQHKTCDLCLTSNLTTNCGWCNTLQLCSDGIDRHRQEWLQYNCPEEAKGTCEDYNPVLPEGSMSSFNQSSPGPTPTSAVLRDHPVTRDLDTSPPNPKGITENTAIIAGVVAALVLLVALTLLAVYYINTHPTVAPPFYLMQRRTNNYWPSMKFRNQGCHSNYAEVELGGHEKEGFIEAEQCC is encoded by the exons ATGCACTGAGCCAGGCTCCTCTGTGGACAGATGGGTACCTGACCAGCTTTCACAGAACCAAGCGGGAAGCCAGCAAGTCCACTGATGGAAGAGGGCTCGATATCAGCACCCTGCCCGACAACGTCACCCAAATTGTG GAGGACTCCACCAAGTATTACACATGGCAGAGTTATGGTCCAACAGACAGACGGACTAAAGAACTGTGGGTAGATCAGAATGCGCTGCACCAGAGCCAGGTCCAAATTCACGGCATCCTGTCCAACGCACACCAACGGGCAGCG AGGGTGGCGCTCTCTTTTGATTTCCCGTTTTATGGACACTCTTTGAGACAAGTCATCGTAGCGACTGGTG GGTTCATGTACATGGGGGACATCACTCATCGAATGCTGACTGCCACACAGTACATCGCTCCCCTCATGGCAAACTTTGACCCGGGCTACTCCAAAAACTCCACAGTGAGGTTTGCAGACAACG gTAATCTGTTTGTGGTGCAGTGGGACAACGTGAGGCTGCATGACCAAGGTGATGAAGGACCGTTTACCTTCCAGGCAGTCCTCCACAGGAATGGAACTATCGTTTTTAACTACAGAGCA gTCCCTATGTCAATAGACAGAATTGACGTAGAGGGTCATCCAGTGAAAATAGGATTGTCTGAAGCTTTCATGCTGCCACTTCAACCCTCAAAGCCCCCAG AAAAGGGGGAGCAATTTACCATCTATGAGTACCATCGTGTTGAGATTAACTTCACCAAAATTGTAAGCGGATCAGCTTTCGAGTTCACACCTCTTCCCA CTTGTCTTCAACACAAAACCTGCGATCTCTGCCTAACGTCCAACCTGACAACCAACTGCGGCTGGTGCAACACACTTCAACT ATGCTCTGACGGGATCGACCGGCACAGACAAGAGTGGTTACAGTACAACTGTCCTGAAGAG GCAAAAGGCACATGTGAGGACTACAACCCAGTCCTACCTGAGGGATCCATGAGCTCCTTCAATCAGTCCTCTCCAGGTCCAACCCCCACTTCAGCAGTGCTCAGAGATCATCCTGTCACTCGAG aTTTAGACACAAGTCCTCCAAACCCTAAGGGGATAACAGAGAACACCGCCATCATAGCAGGTGTGGTTGCTGCACTGGTTCTGCTTGTGGCTCTGACTCTACTGGCTGTCTATTACATCAACACACACCCTACAGTGGCTCCACCTTTCTACCTCATGCAG CGACGCACCAATAACTACTGGCCATCTATGAAGTTTCGCAACCAGGGCTGTCACTCCAATTACGCTGAAGTCGAGCTGGGTGGTCACGAAAAGGAAGGGTTTATCGAAGCGGAGCAGTGCTGCTAA